One genomic segment of Brevibacillus laterosporus LMG 15441 includes these proteins:
- a CDS encoding heavy-metal-associated domain-containing protein, with protein MMTKTVLHVEGMSCKSCAAKIELACKALGAKKVQVDLVQKQVEIEHDTNCLEAILLQEHVEKLGYKVVEDSEGN; from the coding sequence ATGATGACCAAAACAGTTTTGCATGTAGAAGGAATGTCTTGCAAGAGCTGTGCAGCAAAGATTGAACTAGCATGCAAGGCATTAGGCGCTAAAAAAGTTCAGGTAGATCTTGTTCAAAAGCAGGTGGAAATTGAGCATGACACTAATTGCCTAGAGGCCATCCTTTTACAAGAACATGTGGAGAAATTGGGATATAAGGTAGTCGAAGACAGCGAAGGCAACTGA
- a CDS encoding heavy metal translocating P-type ATPase, whose amino-acid sequence MAENVAANKQQKTTMQITGMTCAACARRIEKGLQKTAGVQDATVNLSLERASVTFDPKKISVVDLGQRIESLGYGTVKEKAELLVTGMTCAACATRIEKGLKKLPGVLEASVNLAMERATVVYQPSETTTFDFIKKVENLGYGASLKQEEQADETDHRKREIAKQKRKLIFSAILSLPLLWTMVKHFSFTSFIWAPEILMNPWIQLLLATPVQFMIGWQFYQGAYKALRNGSANMDVLVALGTSAAYFYSLYETIRSMQAMHHDIHLYYETSAVLITLILLGKLFEALAKGRTSEAIKTLMGLQAKTATVIRNGQELVIAVEEVQVNDLFLVKPGEKIPVDGEIVEGKSSVDESMLTGESIPVEKESGDQVIGATINKNGVLQVKATKVGKETALAQIIKVVEEAQGSKAPIQRVADKISGIFVPIVVSLAVLAFLIWYFFITPGDFTSALEILIAVLVIACPCALGLATPTSIMAGSGRAAEAGVLFKGGEHLEATHRIDTVLLDKTGTITKGKPELTDVLTADHWEKQQFLQYIASAEKNSEHPLAEAIVAGVIEQGIGLQSPSEFEAIPGYGVRAIIGGKEVLVGTRKLMGKFAVQIDLALPIMEKWEQEGKTAMLAAIDQRYAGVIAVADTVKQTSREAIARLKEMGLSVYMVTGDNERTAKAIAAQVGVEHVIAEVLPEGKAAEVTKLQQAGKKVAMVGDGINDAPALATADIGIAMGTGTDIAMEAADITLMRGDLNSIADAFTMSKKTMTNIKQNLFWALAYNCLGIPVAAAGLLAPWLAGAAMALSSVSVVLNALRLQRVKL is encoded by the coding sequence ATGGCGGAGAACGTCGCAGCAAATAAGCAACAAAAAACCACAATGCAAATTACTGGAATGACTTGCGCCGCGTGTGCCCGACGGATCGAAAAGGGTTTGCAGAAGACAGCGGGGGTTCAGGATGCCACAGTTAATCTTAGCTTAGAACGGGCTTCGGTTACGTTTGACCCCAAAAAGATAAGTGTGGTTGATCTGGGGCAACGTATAGAGTCCCTTGGGTATGGTACGGTTAAGGAGAAAGCAGAGCTACTTGTTACTGGAATGACATGTGCTGCATGTGCGACTCGAATCGAAAAGGGCCTTAAAAAGCTTCCTGGGGTCTTGGAAGCAAGTGTTAATCTAGCGATGGAACGAGCAACGGTGGTGTATCAGCCTTCCGAGACAACTACGTTTGATTTCATAAAAAAGGTAGAGAATCTAGGATATGGGGCAAGTCTGAAGCAGGAGGAGCAAGCAGACGAGACTGATCATCGAAAAAGAGAGATCGCTAAGCAAAAGCGTAAACTGATCTTCTCTGCAATCCTATCTCTTCCTTTGCTATGGACGATGGTGAAGCATTTTTCGTTTACCTCATTTATATGGGCGCCTGAGATTTTGATGAACCCATGGATTCAATTACTATTGGCCACTCCCGTACAGTTCATGATTGGGTGGCAATTTTACCAAGGAGCGTATAAAGCACTTCGCAATGGCTCAGCAAACATGGATGTATTAGTAGCGTTAGGAACATCAGCAGCTTATTTTTACAGTCTTTATGAAACGATTAGAAGTATGCAGGCCATGCATCATGATATCCATCTTTATTATGAAACTAGTGCTGTACTCATTACCTTAATTTTATTAGGAAAACTTTTTGAAGCATTAGCAAAGGGGCGCACATCAGAAGCCATCAAAACGTTAATGGGACTTCAGGCTAAAACAGCTACGGTTATACGCAATGGCCAAGAACTGGTCATTGCTGTGGAGGAAGTTCAGGTTAATGATCTGTTTCTCGTGAAGCCAGGAGAAAAAATACCGGTAGATGGAGAGATTGTTGAGGGAAAATCCTCGGTGGATGAATCAATGCTAACGGGAGAAAGCATTCCTGTGGAAAAAGAATCAGGCGATCAAGTGATAGGAGCTACGATTAATAAAAACGGTGTTTTACAAGTAAAGGCTACAAAGGTCGGGAAGGAAACAGCATTGGCCCAAATCATTAAAGTAGTGGAAGAAGCACAGGGGTCTAAAGCGCCGATTCAACGTGTAGCCGACAAGATTTCCGGTATTTTTGTTCCGATTGTAGTATCGCTTGCCGTTTTGGCTTTTCTGATTTGGTACTTCTTCATTACACCAGGCGATTTTACTAGCGCACTAGAAATTCTAATAGCTGTTCTAGTCATTGCTTGCCCATGTGCACTTGGTTTAGCAACCCCAACCTCGATCATGGCAGGCTCTGGTCGGGCAGCAGAAGCGGGTGTTCTATTTAAGGGTGGAGAACATTTGGAAGCGACACATCGAATTGATACAGTCCTACTTGATAAAACAGGGACGATTACAAAGGGTAAGCCTGAATTGACAGATGTGCTGACAGCAGATCACTGGGAAAAACAACAATTTCTTCAGTATATCGCTAGTGCTGAGAAAAACTCCGAGCATCCTTTAGCAGAGGCTATTGTGGCGGGCGTCATTGAGCAGGGGATTGGTTTGCAAAGCCCTAGCGAATTCGAAGCCATTCCAGGGTACGGTGTGCGAGCCATTATTGGGGGGAAAGAAGTATTAGTTGGAACACGCAAGCTCATGGGGAAATTTGCGGTACAGATCGATCTAGCATTGCCTATTATGGAAAAATGGGAGCAGGAAGGTAAAACAGCGATGCTGGCTGCCATTGATCAGCGATATGCCGGAGTGATCGCAGTAGCGGATACCGTCAAACAAACCTCCCGAGAAGCGATTGCTCGCTTAAAAGAAATGGGCTTAAGCGTCTATATGGTCACAGGCGATAATGAACGAACAGCAAAAGCGATCGCGGCACAGGTTGGTGTCGAGCATGTGATCGCAGAAGTGTTGCCAGAGGGAAAAGCAGCCGAAGTAACTAAGTTACAACAAGCAGGTAAAAAAGTAGCGATGGTTGGAGATGGAATTAACGACGCTCCAGCATTAGCCACAGCAGATATAGGTATCGCCATGGGAACGGGTACAGATATAGCGATGGAAGCAGCAGATATTACGTTGATGCGGGGCGATCTAAATAGCATTGCGGATGCCTTCACGATGAGCAAGAAAACGATGACGAACATCAAACAAAACTTATTTTGGGCGCTGGCCTATAATTGTTTGGGGATTCCCGTTGCGGCTGCTGGGTTATTAGCTCCATGGTTGGCAGGTGCAGCGATGGCATTAAGCTCCGTATCGGTTGTGTTAAATGCTCTGCGATTGCAACGGGTAAAGCTTTAA
- a CDS encoding cytochrome ubiquinol oxidase subunit I, which yields MDLDLVMLSRTQFASTTIFHFIFVPLTIGLSFLIAIMETMYVVKGEEKYKHMAKFWGKLFLINFGVGVVTGILQEFQFGMNWSNYSRFVGDVFGAPLAIEALLAFFLESTFIGLWIFGWERLSKKVHCLCIWLVAFGTTMSAFWILLANSFMQRPVGFEINNGRAEMNDFFALVTNGQLMVEFPHTIFSAFATGAFLVAGVSAYKLLRKQEVSFFKSSFQLSIVVALLSSLLVAVFGHQQAQYLVGTQPMKMAASEALWERSPDPAPWTVFATIDPENKKNGIEVSIPYLLSYLSYSKFSGDLPGMNELQAEYEQKYGPGDYIPPVRTTFWSFRIMVAGGSLMILLAMIGFYLSWRKKLEQPNKWFMHAMVYSISLPFIANTAGWVMTEFGRQPWTVFGLMKTEDSISPSVSAGEVLFSLIAFSTIYLALFIVLLYLFTRVIKKGPYALVKAEASTNDPFNKEETHAFS from the coding sequence ATGGATTTGGATCTGGTAATGCTTTCACGTACTCAGTTTGCTTCCACAACGATTTTCCACTTCATCTTCGTCCCATTGACGATTGGATTATCTTTTCTAATCGCAATAATGGAAACGATGTATGTGGTCAAAGGGGAAGAAAAATATAAGCACATGGCAAAGTTTTGGGGCAAGCTGTTCCTGATTAACTTTGGTGTGGGTGTCGTAACAGGGATTCTACAGGAGTTCCAATTTGGTATGAACTGGTCTAATTATTCAAGATTTGTCGGTGACGTTTTCGGTGCGCCCCTTGCAATTGAGGCATTATTAGCTTTCTTTTTGGAATCTACATTTATCGGTTTATGGATTTTTGGTTGGGAGCGTTTGTCGAAAAAGGTTCACTGTCTCTGTATTTGGCTGGTGGCTTTCGGTACGACAATGTCTGCTTTCTGGATACTGTTAGCCAACTCTTTTATGCAACGACCTGTAGGCTTTGAGATCAACAATGGTCGAGCGGAGATGAATGACTTTTTTGCACTCGTTACGAATGGTCAGTTAATGGTAGAGTTCCCGCATACGATTTTTTCCGCGTTTGCGACTGGCGCTTTCCTAGTAGCTGGTGTTAGTGCTTATAAATTATTGCGTAAACAAGAGGTATCATTCTTTAAATCATCTTTTCAGTTATCGATTGTGGTTGCACTTCTATCTTCTCTCCTTGTAGCTGTATTTGGTCACCAACAAGCTCAATATCTGGTGGGAACACAGCCTATGAAAATGGCTGCAAGTGAAGCCTTGTGGGAAAGAAGTCCGGACCCAGCTCCTTGGACAGTATTTGCTACGATTGATCCAGAAAACAAGAAAAATGGAATAGAGGTTTCAATTCCTTACCTGTTAAGCTATCTATCCTATAGTAAATTCTCAGGTGACCTTCCTGGAATGAATGAGTTACAAGCTGAATACGAACAAAAATATGGTCCTGGCGATTATATTCCACCTGTTCGCACGACATTCTGGAGCTTCCGCATCATGGTAGCAGGTGGTAGTTTAATGATTCTCCTTGCAATGATCGGATTCTATTTATCATGGCGCAAAAAGCTAGAGCAGCCAAATAAATGGTTTATGCATGCAATGGTATATAGTATTTCTTTACCATTTATCGCAAATACAGCAGGGTGGGTTATGACTGAATTTGGTCGTCAGCCATGGACTGTTTTTGGGTTGATGAAAACTGAAGATAGTATTTCACCTAGCGTATCTGCTGGCGAAGTGTTATTCTCCCTGATTGCTTTTAGTACGATTTATTTGGCGCTGTTCATCGTGCTCCTTTATTTGTTTACTCGTGTTATCAAGAAGGGTCCTTATGCTCTAGTGAAGGCAGAAGCAAGTACAAATGACCCGTTTAATAAGGAGGAAACTCATGCTTTCTCTTAA
- the cydB gene encoding cytochrome d ubiquinol oxidase subunit II: protein MLSLNELWFVLIAVLFIGFFFLEGFDFGIGMSTTFLAKSDIERRVLINSIGPFWDANEVWLLTAGGAMFAAFPNWYATLFSGFYLPLVFLLLALIGRGVAFEYRGKVDNPVWRKVWDVAIFIGSFLPPFLLGVVFACLLKGLPIDANMEMNAGLFDMVNLYSVMGGVTVVVLCQVHGLLFATLRTTGDLRLRARKQAKMLLVPLALLLVIFGSMTYFMTDIFTVRGGILSVIAVLGVIAYVLAGYFISKERDGWAFGMTGTVIALSISSVFIGLFPRVMISSIDSMFNLTIQNASSSPYSLKIMTIVALSLLPFVLGYQIWSYFVFHKRVHEKEHLEY from the coding sequence ATGCTTTCTCTTAATGAACTCTGGTTTGTTTTAATCGCCGTTTTATTTATTGGCTTCTTCTTTTTAGAGGGCTTTGATTTTGGAATTGGAATGTCTACTACTTTCCTAGCCAAATCAGACATAGAGCGCCGTGTTTTAATCAATTCAATTGGCCCGTTCTGGGATGCGAATGAAGTATGGCTCTTGACCGCAGGGGGAGCGATGTTTGCTGCATTCCCTAACTGGTATGCAACTCTGTTTAGTGGCTTTTATTTACCGTTAGTATTTCTTCTATTAGCGTTAATCGGTCGCGGTGTTGCTTTTGAATACCGTGGCAAAGTAGATAATCCTGTATGGAGAAAAGTTTGGGATGTTGCGATTTTTATCGGTAGCTTTTTACCGCCATTCCTACTGGGTGTAGTATTTGCTTGTCTATTAAAGGGCTTACCAATTGATGCAAACATGGAAATGAACGCTGGATTGTTTGACATGGTTAATCTGTATAGCGTGATGGGCGGAGTAACCGTTGTTGTTCTTTGCCAGGTACACGGTCTTTTGTTTGCAACACTACGGACAACAGGTGATCTGCGCTTACGTGCTCGCAAGCAGGCAAAAATGCTGTTGGTTCCACTAGCACTTCTGTTGGTTATCTTTGGAAGTATGACCTACTTCATGACGGATATTTTTACCGTTCGGGGTGGAATACTAAGCGTGATAGCCGTATTAGGTGTCATTGCTTATGTGCTAGCTGGTTACTTTATTTCGAAAGAACGCGATGGCTGGGCATTCGGTATGACTGGTACAGTGATTGCTCTTTCCATTAGTTCCGTATTTATTGGATTGTTCCCGCGTGTAATGATTAGCTCTATTGACAGTATGTTCAACCTAACAATTCAAAATGCATCATCTAGTCCATACTCTCTTAAAATCATGACGATTGTAGCTTTATCCTTGCTACCATTTGTATTGGGCTATCAAATTTGGAGTTACTTTGTATTTCATAAACGTGTACATGAGAAGGAGCACTTGGAATATTAA
- the cydD gene encoding thiol reductant ABC exporter subunit CydD, protein MGKNLLGYKGIVPVLLAVAVLVLIQSLSILYQAKWLAEVISALFAGQKLQELYMGLGLFLLAFLVRHLTNLLQQKIAYRFAMKTGSDVRKRLMEKLFLLGPRFAKTQGTGNVVTLVIEGVAQFRTYLELIIPRMVSTAITPWIILAYVAWQDMISGIILLVTMPILIVFMILIGLAAKGKMDRQWKSYRILSNHFVDALRGLETLKYLGLSRSHSKTIERVSDRYRSATMGTLRVAFLSSFALDFFTMLSVACVAVSLGLRLISGEIFLLTGLTVLILAPEYFLPIRMVGADYHATLNGKEAGEAIQAILKQQVAQGKEEDSSVTISEWTNESYLVLTSIGMKHESQTNSIQKEQALLEAKPSLKDISFSITGKQKIGIIGESGAGKSTLIDVLAGFLAPTSGQMELNGQRVSSLCQAKWQSQTTYIPQHPYIFSCSLYDNVRFYSPTASDDQIDKAIQAAGLGDLFNSLPRKGEERIGNGGRTLSGGQEQRIALARAFLSNRPIILLDEPTAHLDIETEYELKETMLSLFEDKLVLLATHRLHWMLDMDLIIVLEQGMIKEVGTHAELLAKRGTYYQMIAMQGEEI, encoded by the coding sequence ATGGGTAAAAACTTACTCGGTTATAAAGGAATTGTGCCGGTTCTACTAGCAGTAGCTGTGCTTGTTCTAATCCAAAGCTTGTCCATTCTATACCAGGCAAAATGGTTGGCGGAAGTTATTTCCGCCCTTTTTGCTGGTCAAAAACTACAGGAACTATATATGGGCTTGGGTTTGTTTTTGTTGGCGTTTCTCGTTCGTCATTTGACCAACCTGCTGCAACAGAAAATCGCCTATCGCTTTGCGATGAAGACAGGCAGTGATGTACGTAAAAGGTTAATGGAAAAACTATTTTTGTTAGGACCGCGTTTTGCTAAAACACAGGGTACAGGGAATGTGGTAACGCTCGTGATCGAGGGAGTTGCACAATTTCGTACCTATCTCGAATTGATTATTCCCCGTATGGTTAGTACGGCGATCACACCTTGGATCATTCTTGCTTATGTAGCCTGGCAGGATATGATTTCTGGAATTATTTTGCTTGTTACGATGCCGATTTTAATTGTGTTTATGATTCTAATTGGTCTTGCAGCTAAGGGAAAAATGGATCGCCAATGGAAATCATATCGCATTTTATCCAACCATTTTGTAGATGCATTGCGTGGATTGGAAACCCTTAAATATTTAGGATTAAGCCGTTCGCATAGCAAAACAATCGAGCGGGTGAGTGATCGCTATCGTTCTGCGACGATGGGCACCTTACGCGTAGCTTTTCTATCATCATTTGCGCTGGATTTTTTCACAATGCTTTCCGTGGCTTGTGTTGCGGTTAGTCTAGGGCTACGACTTATTTCTGGGGAAATTTTTCTGTTAACAGGGTTAACCGTTTTGATTTTGGCCCCCGAATATTTCTTGCCAATTCGTATGGTGGGCGCTGATTATCATGCGACATTAAATGGGAAAGAAGCAGGAGAGGCGATTCAAGCGATTCTGAAACAGCAGGTAGCTCAAGGCAAGGAAGAAGATTCTAGCGTAACGATAAGCGAATGGACAAATGAAAGCTATCTGGTACTTACTTCTATTGGTATGAAGCATGAGAGTCAAACAAACTCAATTCAGAAAGAACAAGCCCTTTTGGAAGCTAAGCCTTCCCTAAAAGATATCTCTTTTAGCATAACAGGTAAACAAAAGATCGGAATTATTGGAGAAAGTGGTGCAGGTAAGTCCACATTAATTGATGTACTTGCTGGATTTTTGGCTCCCACATCTGGACAAATGGAGTTGAATGGACAACGGGTATCTTCGCTATGTCAAGCAAAATGGCAAAGCCAAACAACCTATATTCCTCAGCATCCATATATTTTTTCATGCTCGCTATATGATAATGTCAGGTTTTACTCTCCTACAGCTAGTGATGATCAGATAGATAAGGCGATTCAAGCTGCTGGTCTAGGTGATTTATTCAATAGTTTGCCTAGAAAAGGTGAAGAACGAATCGGGAATGGCGGACGTACGTTAAGTGGTGGACAGGAGCAACGCATCGCTCTTGCTCGTGCATTTTTAAGCAATCGACCTATAATTTTATTAGACGAACCGACCGCTCATCTTGATATTGAAACGGAATATGAACTAAAAGAGACGATGCTCTCTTTGTTTGAAGATAAATTAGTGCTGCTAGCGACACATAGGCTTCATTGGATGCTTGATATGGACCTTATCATTGTATTGGAGCAGGGGATGATAAAAGAAGTAGGTACACATGCAGAGCTGCTTGCCAAACGAGGAACCTACTATCAAATGATTGCAATGCAAGGGGAGGAAATCTAA
- the cydC gene encoding thiol reductant ABC exporter subunit CydC produces MKREEWLFPYMKAYARRFALIVLLGVCTAVTASSLMFTSGFLISKSALRPENILLVYVPVVLVRTFGISRAVVHYVERLVGHDTILRILSKMRLRLYQILEPQALFVRSRFRTGDLLGVLADDVEYLQNVYLRTIFPSIVALVMYVVVLAVIGWFDTGFALFMAFLILLLLFVFPAISLVLTKQLQTESKSERNGLYQKLTDAIMGMGDWVISGREEQFVHSYEQDEAKVARIDATLSEWSKWRNFLGQTIVGCIVVAMLFWTGDQYAMGEIAVTLIAAFVLVMFPVMDIFLPISEAIEKIPQYQNSLDRLNSIDKADGKNRTSEFQSKIDEQQIQLTQKDAHIHIEEVTYQYAPEAPVAVQQVSLTVPQGKKIAIIGRSGAGKSTLLKLIQGALLPTQGRISIQGIPADHYGEHIPTIMSVLNQSPHLFDTTVENNIRLGKVEASDEELRQVCRQVQLDRLIEYLPEGYQTQMNETGQRFSGGERQRIALARILLQNTPIVLLDEPTVGLDPRTERELLQTIFNTLNEKTLIWITHHLVGAEHMDEIIFMEDGRIVMRGTHTELMNKEPRYMNLYRLDRPEEFEVK; encoded by the coding sequence ATGAAGCGAGAAGAATGGCTTTTCCCCTACATGAAAGCTTATGCGAGAAGGTTTGCTCTTATTGTCCTTTTAGGCGTATGTACGGCTGTAACAGCTAGTTCCTTGATGTTTACATCTGGCTTTCTCATTTCTAAATCAGCATTACGACCTGAAAATATTTTATTGGTCTATGTGCCTGTAGTATTGGTTCGTACGTTTGGGATCAGTCGTGCTGTTGTTCATTATGTGGAACGGTTGGTAGGACATGATACAATCTTGCGGATTTTATCAAAAATGCGTTTACGGTTGTATCAGATTTTGGAACCGCAGGCTTTATTTGTTCGTTCACGCTTTCGCACAGGTGATCTACTGGGTGTTTTGGCTGATGATGTCGAGTATCTTCAAAATGTCTACTTGCGCACTATTTTTCCTAGCATCGTAGCATTGGTTATGTATGTGGTGGTGCTTGCGGTCATTGGCTGGTTTGATACGGGATTTGCCTTGTTCATGGCTTTTTTAATCCTGTTATTGCTATTTGTGTTTCCGGCTATTTCACTCGTGCTGACCAAACAACTGCAAACAGAAAGCAAATCCGAACGCAATGGGTTATATCAAAAACTAACTGATGCCATAATGGGGATGGGCGACTGGGTAATTAGTGGTAGGGAGGAGCAGTTTGTTCATTCCTACGAGCAGGATGAGGCGAAAGTAGCCCGCATTGACGCTACATTAAGCGAATGGAGTAAGTGGCGTAATTTCCTAGGACAAACGATTGTGGGGTGTATTGTAGTAGCCATGTTATTTTGGACAGGTGATCAATATGCTATGGGTGAAATTGCTGTCACATTGATCGCAGCTTTCGTACTGGTAATGTTTCCGGTGATGGACATCTTTTTACCAATCTCAGAAGCGATTGAGAAGATCCCCCAATATCAAAACTCATTAGACCGCCTGAACAGTATTGATAAGGCAGATGGAAAAAACCGCACAAGTGAGTTCCAGTCAAAGATAGATGAACAACAAATACAATTAACTCAGAAGGATGCCCACATCCATATCGAGGAAGTCACTTATCAATATGCTCCAGAAGCACCTGTTGCCGTTCAACAGGTATCGCTTACTGTGCCGCAGGGTAAAAAAATAGCAATTATCGGACGAAGCGGTGCTGGTAAATCAACGTTATTAAAGCTCATACAGGGAGCGCTTCTTCCTACTCAGGGGCGTATCAGCATTCAGGGGATACCGGCAGATCATTATGGAGAGCATATTCCGACGATCATGTCAGTATTAAATCAAAGCCCTCATCTGTTTGATACTACTGTAGAAAATAATATTCGACTTGGAAAGGTCGAAGCGTCTGATGAGGAATTGAGGCAGGTTTGCAGACAGGTTCAATTGGATCGTTTAATCGAATACTTGCCAGAAGGGTATCAAACGCAAATGAATGAGACAGGGCAACGCTTTTCGGGCGGAGAACGTCAACGAATTGCACTTGCACGCATTCTTCTACAAAATACACCGATCGTCTTGCTCGATGAACCTACTGTTGGGCTAGATCCTCGTACGGAACGGGAGCTTTTGCAAACTATTTTTAACACCTTGAACGAAAAAACGCTCATTTGGATCACCCATCATTTGGTGGGGGCAGAGCATATGGATGAAATCATTTTTATGGAGGATGGAAGGATTGTCATGCGAGGAACACATACAGAATTAATGAATAAAGAGCCTCGCTATATGAACCTCTATCGTTTGGATCGACCTGAGGAATTTGAAGTAAAATGA
- a CDS encoding Ger(x)C family spore germination protein has protein sequence MSRTCISYLSTILLLILLTGCWDNKNIQDLNYVTALGIDFKDGEFIIYTQSLDFTNIAKQEGASNKVDKPIWTAQAKGKTIDRAINHFFKSNQLRVVWDYVTGIVLSERMLAKDLLANIDSLLRYPEVRYTPWIFGSDKPIDSLFTTPSLFGLSPLLTILHNPEESFKQDSIIEPIRFQRFVYEIREPGLTLLLPSLSSSQKEWTRNQKKSPQFQIDGVYAIKEGTNGGWFPSAKIAGLRWMTPDTVQTFVHLDRGDKPLANLSFSKPKHQVKFTFDQSGQPRFSISVKVRGSIDELSEKADMEELRKRAEQKIKQEIRDTYQHGIKKGIDLYSLKNYLYKQDIQAWKRLSANNGINLTKASLKTIQVHVKLNHSGMYRIKK, from the coding sequence ATGTCTCGGACATGTATCTCCTATCTATCGACAATCCTTCTGTTGATTTTGTTAACCGGTTGTTGGGATAATAAAAATATTCAAGACCTCAACTACGTGACAGCACTCGGGATTGATTTTAAGGACGGAGAATTTATTATTTACACACAGTCGCTTGATTTCACCAATATTGCTAAGCAGGAAGGAGCTAGTAACAAAGTAGACAAGCCTATTTGGACCGCTCAAGCCAAAGGAAAAACGATTGATCGAGCCATAAATCATTTTTTCAAATCTAACCAATTACGTGTTGTTTGGGATTATGTTACTGGAATTGTTCTCAGTGAGAGGATGTTAGCGAAAGATCTTTTAGCAAATATTGATAGCTTGCTTCGTTATCCTGAGGTACGATACACTCCTTGGATTTTTGGCTCAGACAAGCCTATAGACAGCTTATTTACTACTCCATCATTATTTGGACTGTCACCACTCCTGACCATCTTACATAATCCGGAAGAATCCTTTAAACAAGATTCGATCATTGAACCAATAAGGTTTCAACGGTTTGTTTACGAAATAAGGGAGCCTGGGCTTACGTTATTACTACCATCCCTAAGTTCTAGCCAAAAGGAATGGACCAGAAATCAAAAAAAATCACCTCAATTCCAAATAGATGGCGTCTATGCCATTAAAGAGGGGACCAATGGCGGGTGGTTTCCATCTGCGAAGATTGCTGGTTTACGTTGGATGACACCCGATACTGTTCAAACCTTCGTTCATCTAGATCGTGGTGATAAACCATTGGCTAACCTGTCCTTTTCCAAGCCCAAGCATCAGGTAAAGTTTACATTTGATCAAAGCGGTCAACCCCGATTTTCCATTTCTGTAAAGGTGCGTGGGTCAATAGATGAATTATCCGAGAAGGCGGATATGGAGGAGCTTCGTAAAAGAGCAGAGCAAAAAATAAAACAAGAAATTAGAGATACCTATCAACACGGAATCAAAAAGGGAATTGATCTATATTCACTAAAAAATTATCTGTACAAACAAGATATACAAGCCTGGAAGCGTCTGTCCGCCAATAATGGAATTAACTTAACAAAGGCGTCACTAAAAACCATTCAAGTCCACGTTAAATTGAATCACTCTGGCATGTATCGCATAAAAAAATAG